The Toxorhynchites rutilus septentrionalis strain SRP chromosome 3, ASM2978413v1, whole genome shotgun sequence genome includes a region encoding these proteins:
- the LOC129774652 gene encoding DNA repair protein complementing XP-C cells homolog, with protein MSEITMSDDEEQETDFQASEDEWLPEKSDGRRLQVDRSGTESDEISGEENKRPAWKKREHGGAKGRSSRTTATRKTRGSIKPTVSFNAQRKKMVVETNDNSESSGDEHLVNPNMLDLNSDFFMEPANDAASKAVPTFDCNAGTHLSDSSGDEHEGKQTATEKDKIDARESKRKLIAKINQKSQGLVNFESLNEFNRKIEQAKQQLLISKTKKSDGSGSSSISNILAMGEHKGSDTQSTKTGEKKKDESDSDWEDVEEKEENGSHKDVEITLDMRPVVSQKKKRDGIDVEACIRRIENRRKRENQIVLHKVNILMAISHGNYVNNTLNSTKLLSLALTLVPSKKCYPKNRTNLEYFEQVTKFYREIIDLKDKRMFNRFKKLSSLETSLRLEMLTKATTCKRDHILIFIILLRAIGIQCRLVMSLVVAPKKLPQSELNPSQMESTRKVDAKGSETSKSSTNQSRQAIVIPQLDGNDDSCGEPFKKRILDNTKKQSSKKNNLDAKPESNTKSALSPKTAPKLLEICKFSPRKTRKQRQAQAEPSSSTGATDSKKQKISNNTDAPSSSSSISIVYTKKEPSDPARDKNKRKQSSKCANTDTVPALSLQPTQLPKKSDAGDKQSRKSTVETSNPTRAIKTEKSGKSKTPPETKPPKILKIEYIDKKLKRRLDRRVLSTDDECMAQSGDKPKLKSGVNLWVEVYAEEEEQWIPVDVIGAKVHCAEQIARQASSPLVYILAWNNDGTIKDVTARYCKNYATSTKKLRIEQEWLDETLRKYKGKQSARDIEEDRSLNQTQLEQPLPTAIGEYKNHPLYALKRHLLKFEGIYPPDAPTLGFIKDEPVYARECVHTLHSREIWLKQARTVKMFESPYKVVNARPKFDRASGQMQAAQPLDLFGYWQTQDYEPPTAENGIVPRNAYGNVELFKPCMLPKKTVHLQLPGLNRICKKLGIDCAQAVTGFDFHGGSSHPVYDGSVVCEEYKDIVVDAWYQEQEEGDKREQEKYEKRVYGNWKKLIKGLLIRKKLQNKYNFDNL; from the exons ATGAGTGAAATCACCATGAGTGACGACGAAGAGCAGGAAACGGACTTTCAAGCCAGTGAAGATGAATGGCTTCCGGAAAAGTCCGATGGACGACGACTGCAAGTGGATCGCTCCGGAACGGAGTCGGACGAGATTTCGGGTGAAGAAAATAAGCGACCAGCGTGGAAAAAACGAGAACATGGCGGCGCCAAGGGAAGATCTAGCAGGACTACTGCGACAAG AAAAACTCGTGGATCGATTAAACCGACTGTATCATTCAACGCACAGCGCAAGAAAATGGTTGTCGAAACAAATGATAATTCGGAAAGCAGCGGTGATGAGCATCTGGTGAATCCTAATATGTTAGATTTAAATTCGGACTTCTTCATGGAACCAGCAAATGATGCGGCTTCTAAGGCTGTCCCAACATTTGATTGCAATGCTGGGACGCATCTATCGGATTCATCGGGGGATGAACATGAGGGCAAACAAACTGCTACTGAGAAGGACAAGATTGATGCACGAGAATCGAAAAGAAAACTAATCGCCAAAATCAACCAAAAATCACAAGGTCTAGTAAATTTCGAAAGTCTCAATGAATTCAATCGTAAGATAGAACAAGCAAAACAACAATTACTGATATCTAAAACTAAAAAGTCGGATGGAAGCGGCTCGTCGAGCATCAGCAATATTCTCGCGATGGGTGAGCATAAAGGAAGTGacacacaatcaacaaaaacaGGTGAAAAGAAAAAGGATGAGTCGGACTCTGATTGGGAGGATGTTGAAGAGAAAGAGGAAAACGGTTCTCATAAAGACGTCGAAATCACACTGGATATGAGACCTGTCGTGAGCCAGAAAAAGAAACGCGATGGAATCGATGTAGAAGCATGCATCAGAAGAATTGAAAACCGAAGAAAGCGTGAGAATCAAATAGTTCTCCACAAGGTAAACATTCTTATGGCTATCAGCCACGGCAACTATGTTAATAATACGCTCAACAGTACAAAATTACTCTCCTTGGCATTAACTTTGGTCCCATCCAAGAAGTGTTATCCAAAGAATCGAACCAATCTGGAATACTTCGAGCAAGTTACCAAATTCTATCGTGAAATAATTGACCTCAAAGATAAGCGAATGTTCAATCGGTTCAAAAAGCTTTCATCGCTGGAAACATCGCTTCGGCTGGAAATGCTCACTAAAGCTACCACCTGCAAACGAGATCACATCCTCATTTTCATAATCCTTCTACGAGCGATTGGGATCCAGTGCCGTCTGGTGATGTCGTTGGTCGTGGCTCCCAAAAAATTGCCCCAAAGTGAGTTAAATCCATCCCAAATGGAATCGACTAGAAAGGTAGATGCTAAGGGATCAGAAACTTCTAAAAGTTCTACAAATCAGTCAAGGCAGGCCATTGTGATCCCCCAATTAGACGGCAATGATGATTCTTGTGGCGAACCATTCAAGAAAAGAATATTGGACAACACAAAAAAGCAATCGAGCAAGAAGAATAATTTAGATGCGAAACCTGAATCGAACACGAAATCGGCGCTATCACCTAaa ACAGCACCAAAATTGCTGGAAATATGCAAGTTCTCACCTAGGAAGACGCGTAAACAGCGTCAAGCACAAGCGGAACCTTCCTCCTCCACTGGAGCAACAGAttcaaaaaagcaaaaaattagCAATAATACTGATGCACCCTCGTCGTCATCATCGATTAGTATTGTTTATACGAAAAAAGAACCTTCAGACCCTGCTAGAGATAAGAATAAACGAAAGCAATCTTCCAAATGCGCTAACACAGATACCGTGCCAGCTTTGAGCCTTCAACCAACCCAACTCCCTAAGAAGTCCGACGCGGGTGACAAGCAATCACGAAAATCAACTGTCGAAACAAGCAACCCCACAAGGGCAATAAAGACTGAGAAGTCCGGCAAAAGTAAGACCCCTCCCGAGACCAAACCCCCTAAAATACTCAAAATCGAATACATTGATAAGAAATTAAAGCGGCGTCTGGATCGACGGGTTCTTTCCACCGACGACGAATGCATGGCCCAGTCTGGGGATAAGCCGAAGTTGAAATCCGGTGTTAACTTGTGGGTCGAAGTGTACGCCGAGGAAGAAGAACAGTGGATCCCAGTCGACGTGATTGGTGCAAAGGTACACTGTGCTGAACAGATCGCTAGACAGGCGTCCTCTCCACTGGTCTATATTCTCGCCTGGAATAACGATGGGACCATTAAAGACGTAACGGCGCGGTATTGCAAAAATTATGCCACCAGCACGAAAAAGTTACGCATAGAGCAGGAATGGTTGGACGAGACATTGCGAAAGTACAAGGGCAAACAGAGTGCTCGCGATATCGAGGAAGATCGCAGCTTGAATCAAACTCAATTGGAGCAACCTCTACCTACGGCCATCGGCGAGTACAAGAATCACCCACTGTATGCACTGAAGCGTCATTTGCTCAAATTCGAAGGTATTTACCCACCGGACGCCCCCACCCTTGGTTTCATAAAGGACGAACCAGTGTATGCCAGAGAGTGCGTCCATACGTTACATTCGCGGGAAATTTGGTTGAAGCAGGCCCGTACGGTGAAAATGTTCGAAAGCCCATATAAAGTTGTTAACGCAAGGCCAAAGTTCGACCGG GCTTCCGGCCAAATGCAAGCAGCCCAGCCTTTGGATTTATTCGGTTACTGGCAAACTCAGGACTACGAACCACCAACGGCCGAGAACGGAATCGTGCCCCGCAACGCATATGGCAACGTGGAGTTATTCAAACCGTGCATGCTCCCAAAGAAAACCGTTCATTTGCAGC TTCCAGGGCTGAATCGCATATGTAAGAAGCTGGGCATCGATTGTGCCCAGGCGGTGACCGGATTTGACTTTCACGGGGGGAGCAGTCACCCGGTTTATGATGGCAGCGTCGTTTGTGAAGAATACAAGGACATCGTGGTGGACGCATGGTACCAGGAACAAGAGGAAGGAGACAAACGAGAGCAGGAAAAGTACGAGAAAAGGGTGTATGGAAACTGGAAAAAACTCATAAAGGGTTTACTGATAAGGAAGAAGCTACAAAACAAGTACAATTTCGATAACTTGTAA